aaacagcagcaggaagaggaagaggagaaggaggatattgaggaagaggaggaggaagagtgcaCCTTTCTTTTGGAGCGCTCAGACTTCTTGGACATGTTCTTCATCTTTTTATGAAGATGAAAcaaaacctgaaaaaaatacaaatcaacaGAGTGAATAACTGACAATAACTGACACCAACTGACGATGACTGACACCAACTGACGATAACTGACGATAACAGACGATGACTGACGATAACAGAAGATGACTGACACCAACTGACGATAACAGACGATGACTGACGATAGCTGACAATAACTGACACCAACTGACGATGACTGACAAAAACTGACGATAACAGACGATAACTGACGATAACAGAAGATGACTGACACCAACTGACGATAACTGATGATAACTGATGATAACTGATGATAACAGACGATGACTGACGATAACTGACGATAACTGATGATGACTGACACCAACTGACGATAACAGACGATGACTGACGATAACAGACGATGACTGACACCAAATGACGATAACAGACGATGACTGACGATAACAGTCGATAACTGACGATAACAGACGATAACTGACGATAACAGACGATGACTGACGATAACAGACGATGACTGACGATAACAGACGATGACTGACAAAAACTGACGATGACTGACGATGACAGACGATAACTGACGATAACTGACGATAACAGACGATGACAGACGATAACTGACGATAACAGACGATGACTGacaaaaactgacaaaaacTGACGATGACTGACGATGACAGACGATAACAGACGATAACAGACGATGACTGACACCAACAGACGATAACTGACGATAACAGACGATAACTGACGATAACAGAAGATGACTGACACCAACTGACGATGACAGACGATAACTGACGATAACTGACGATGACTGACGATAACAGACGATAACTGACGATAACAGACGATGACTGacaaaaactgacaaaaacTGACGATGACTGACGATGACAGACGATAACAGACGATAACAGACGATGACTGACACCAACAGACGATAACTGACGATAACAGACGATAACTGACGATAACAGAAGATGACTGACACCAACTGACGATGACAGACGATAACTGACGATAACTGACGATGACTGACGATAACAGACGATAACTGACGATAACAGACGATGACTGacaaaaactgacaaaaacTGACGATGACTGACGATGACAGACGATAACAGACGATAACAGACGATGACTGACACCAACAGACGATAACTGACGATAACAGACGATAACTGACGATAACAGAAGATGACTGACACCAACTGACGATAACTGATGATAACTGATGATAACTGATGATAACAGACGATGACTGACGATAACTGACGATAACTGATGATGACTGACACCAACTGACGATAACAGACGATGACTGACGATAACAGACGATGACTGACACCAAATGACGATAACTGACGATAACAGACGATGACTGACGATAACAGACGATGACTGACGATAACTGACGATAACAGACGATGACAGACGATAACTGACGATAACAGACGATGACTGACAGCGTCTGTCTGAACAGAGGTCCAGAGGGCGTTATTGTCCAACAGTTAGAGACACACAGGAAGTCAGGAATGCCTTTCAGAATGAAAGCACTGAGGAACAGGACTCTTCATCAGACTTTTATTCTGATAGTCTAGCACATAGAGAGAAGAAGAACTGATGCAGCCTTTATTTCTGGAACTAAAAAGCCTTGTTGCCAGGGAGACAGAGCCGAGCAGCACCACAAATGTCTCTGTCgatttgtatatatatgttatactTCTGATCATTTGTCCGTCAGAAAGACGtacaagaaaaaataaaaaagagtattctgaaaatgttttctgATAATCAATCATCACCGATATCACCGATAACACCGATAACACCGATAACACCGATAACACCGAGCTCTACACGAAAACTAACCTACTTACATCTACATAATAAAAACTCACTACTCACTGTGTACACAGCTTTCAGTCTGGatatgcagtatatacagtatattatatatatatatatatacatatatatgaacCTGTACAACTCTTGAATCACTTTATAAGTAACAAGCAtagtaagtttattttgaaacttcCCACCGGTGTGTCAGTGTTGGTCTCCGCGCGCCTGCAGCAGGTTTATACGCACAGGTTTTATGAGCATCAGGACTCCGTGTGCGCCCTTTGGTCCCTCTGCTCTGTTATTCTGTTATCAGTCCGTGTTTTACAGCAGCTGCAAGTCCAACACGATCCTGTTACATGAGCCTGTTGTTAACTGACCTTGGTTTAACTGACCTTGGTGtaactgacctttgaccttggtGTAACTGACCTTGGTGtaactgacctttgaccttggtGTAACTGACCTTGGAGTAGCAGCAGCTGAtgagcagcagcggcagcaggtATCCGAGCAGCAGGACGGTCACCTTGTAGGTGTGTCTGGAGGCTCCGGACCACTGCTCCCAGCAGAAGGTTCTGTTGGGGGCGCTGGGGTGGTCGGTGAGGACCTGATGCTGGGCCACCGGCACCGAGACCAGCAGGGACAGCGCCCAGATGGCGCACACCCCGGCCAGCGCGTTCCTGCGGTTCCGGACGCACGGAGAGTTCTTGGAGCGCACCACGGCGATGTAGCGGTCCACGGACACGAGCACCAGCGTGAAGATGCTCACCAGCATGCTGACGGAGGAGAAGTAGTGTCCGAACCTGCAGAGGAAAGCTCCGAACACCCAGTCCGGCAGAGAGTAGATGGTGGCCTGGAAGGGGACGCagaagatgaggaagaggaggtccGCCAGGCTCAGGTTCAGGATGAAGATGTTGGTCTGGCTGCCGGAgcgcctccctcctcctcttcctcctcctcctcctccaacgcTGTACTTCACTTTCCcgatcaccaccatcaccagagAGTTCCCCACCACCCCCACCACAAAGATCAGCCCGAACACCACCGGCACGACCACCGCCTCCGGTCCGGGTCCGGACCCACCGCCTGCCGCCTCAGACCGGTTGGACTCCGGGAGTTCAGCCCAGCCGGAGGAGTCGTTTCCCGGCAGCAGCATGTTGGAGCTGGAGGGTTAGAGCCGagggtggaggagctggagggttAGAGCCGAGCAGAGGGTGGAGGAGCTAGAGGGTTAGAGCAGagggtggaggagctggagggttagagcagagggtggaggagctggagggttAGAGCCGAGCAGagggtggaggagctggagggttaaagcagagggtggaggagctggagggttAGAGCCGagggtggaggagctggagggttAGAGCCGAGCAGaaggtggaggagctggagggttAGAGCCGagggtggaggagctggagggttaaagcagagggtggaggagctggagggttAGAGCCGAGCAGagggtggaggagctggagggttaaagcagagggtggaggagctggagggttAGAGCCGAGCAGagggtggaggagctggagggttAGAGCCGAGCAGagggtggaggagctggagggttagagcagagcagagggtggaggagctggagggttAGAGCCGAGCAGagggtggaggagctggagggttAGAGCAGAGCAGTgggtggaggagctggagggttAGAGCAGAcggtggaggagctggagggttAGAGCCGAGCAGagggtggaggagctggagggttAGAGCAGAGCAGTgggtggaggagctggagggttAGAGCAGAcggtggaggagctggagggttAGAGCCGAGCAGagggtggaggagctggagggttagagcagagggtggaggagcaggagggttagagcagagcagagggtggaggagctggagggttagagcagagcagagggtggaggagctggagggttagagcagagcagagggtggaggagcaggagggttagagcagagcagagggtggaggagcaggagggTTAGAGCAGAGCAGTgggtggaggagctggaggcttagagcagagggtggaggagctggagggttagagcagagggtggaggagctggaggagaccGCGGCAGACTGACTGAAAGACCAGTTCCATGATCCAGTTCAAAGACGCACAGCAGCGGAGTCTGGACTCTGCAGACTGCTGGAGACAGTTGAGACAGAGTTGGCTGAAACACTGTGATCTATTTCCTGTCAGGGGATTTCAAAGTAAAACCACTTTATTGACTCTCAGATTTAAATGAGGAACCAGAACATGAGAACCACACAATCTGTCattgtattatgtatgtattgtattatgtatgtattgtattacgtatgtattgtattacgtatgtattgtattacgtatgtattgtattatgtatgtattgtattacgtatgtattgtattatgtatgtattgtattatgtatgtattgtattatgtatgtattgtattacgtatgtattgtattatgtatgttttgtattacgtatgtattgtattatgtatgtattgtattatgtatgtattgtattacgtatgtattgtattatgtatgtattgtattatgtatgtattgtattacatatgtattgtattatgtatgttttgtattacgtatgtattgtattatgtatgtattgtattacgtatgtattgtattatgtatgttttgtattacgtatgtattgtattacgtatgtattgtattatgtatgtattgtattatgtatgtattgtattacgtatgtattgtattatgtatgtattgtattacgtatgtattgtattacgtatgtattgtattatgtatgtattgtattatgtatgtattgtattacgtatgtattgtattatgtatgtattgtattacgtatgtattgtattacgtatgtattgtattatgtatgtattgtattatgtatgtattgtattatgtatgtattgtattacgtatgtattgtattatgtatgttttgtattacgtatgtattgtattatgtatgtattgtattatgtatgtattgtattatgtatgttttgtattacgtatgtattgtattatgtatgttttgtattacGTATGTATTGtataatgtatgtattgtattatgTATGATTGTACTGCACAGAACAATAAAAAGGTACACAAAGTACTAAAGGCAGCAGAGTTCATACATCAGTGTGTTGCTGCTTTCTGAGAGTCATTAAAATGGTTCTTGTGTGTCGTTATTGATGAAGGATTGTGAGGTTTAGATTGCAGACTTTCATTCTGACGTAGAAGTGAGATGTTTATCTCCAAATGTTGAGTCTTATTTGGCTTCTTGTGTGCAGAGTTTTGACACAATGAGCCAAATTCTGCATTAAGTGTGTAAGCAATCgcaaaagaaaaactgtcagaaGGCTGCATCTGTAATTGGCTTCAAACCTCCTTTGAACAAACTGTTATCCATCATGGATAATCCTGAGCCTCCTCTCCACCTACTGGACCGACGGCGGAGCTCTTTCTCTGGACAACAAaaagcagcagcgtccaatcaataagtgatatccaataaggaggcgtgtcggtcggtaagaAAACTTCCGTGAAGGATATACCGGTGTATCCTCGCTAATGGCTCCTCTGGCAAGCCTCCTCACTCCTCGAGATGCATTTTAGGAACTGGGATGTCCTCCAAGATGGAGCGCTGAcatcgatttccgggtcacaagacggaggatcgaggagcgaggagcgaggaggcaaAAAATCTGGAATTAACATGCAGCtgtagtagggatgtcacggtaccagaaatctagtagtcgataccatgTCTGTCTTTGAGTTGCTTTGCTAATTCggaagtatttcctcctttggaaagaaaagtacgaCGGCACCGTTACTGCACCGCATACTGGTTTTTGCAAATCTATTATTACTCCTTGTAAATCCGCCTTGAATGCAAAGTTCTTCCATACCCGACTtttgctatttgttttctcaacgaGTTGAGGCAGAGGTAGCGTTGCAGCAGCTGCTATCTTTCACgtctcgtgttgttgtttttttccgtgctgttacggcgttcttcttcttccttcctttgagaacacttgtaagcgTATACTGACCCCATTAGAGCCGCAAGAATcgcatctccagtacctccgctctggtaccaaatgaccattacaggcatcgttcggtactgaagaaaacgagtaccatcacattttttgaattttggtacCGGGTTGGTACCggagtatcggttctcgtgacatccctaagctgtagtgtactgttctgTTTGTATGTTCTACCAGTGGAGACTGCTGATTATTGTACACTCCcacgaaataaaaaacagagcGAGAACGAGGATGATGAAGACGGATGCTGAAGTTGGGGGGGGCTGGtgaggctgtggctcagagaaGACAGTttgaataagaaataaatgtgaATCCACAATTCAAGTGGACAAAGACGTGAAACACCACTGTAGCTGggtaattaatttttttttattgaagataattcatttacaaacattaaggcatcaTACTTAATAATACTTcttaacatacaaggcacaataGGATAGGACAGATaagttaaattataaaaaataatattataacaaaaataaaagagggtagaaaattattaaaggaaaaaataaataacaataaataacaatacGACTACACTCTTCCAtagctctaggggtcatcatcatatatgttcagttcttcatcaGCTCTGAGGAGACGctttgcatgttgtcctttcattagtcttaaagcactgagatgatgtccacaaggtcccttctgaaaacagaaaacagggGTTTCATTTTTCTCCATTTGGATGAAACATTTCACCAGCAGTATCAGATTGGTCAATATCAAGTCACTCTTAATGTCCTTCATGTTGACACCAAACACTATATTTTCTCCTGTGAGAGGAGCAAGTCGTTGGATTCTGGTTGACTGCCAGTCCTGCAAATCCTCCCAGAATGCCTCCGAGTATACACAGTGGAAAAACAGAAGATCGGTAGCTTCAATCTCCGTCTGCAGTTGTTGTGATCAACTTTAAATCTGCCGTCTTAGCAACTCATCGGAGGGATAAATATTAGTCATTATTTTATTGAATGGACTTCATTTGTCTCGGTGCTTACAGGATAAGTGATGGAGCCAGATCTCCACTTCTTGATGTCTGAAGATAGTTGGATGATTGATGGAGTTTCTGTTTGATCGTAAGCATGTTGGTCAGGTGATTATGTACCAGGTGCATCCATGTAGCTGAGTAAATGAGCTGGTTGGAGATGAACTGCtcctcgcctggaaagtagacgagatcaggcggcagcagcggGGGGGCGGAGACTAAAaggccaacatttagtgtaagtttggagcgttatttaacctccttcatgaccagctagtctgacatggttggtaccgatggattcatcaggttttatagtttcatatgataccagtatcttcacacacaagaaacaaaacaaactttgACCTGACTTAACTTAAAGTTGCAGTCAGCGATTCTAATCCAGTACACTCTGTGTCAGATTCAGCAAATATCTCGTCACGGTCCGCTGGCTGTCCGTTCTGTGCCGAAGCCCTGATCCGGCCCAGATTATAGGGCTGAATATCAGATGACATGTTTAATGTGGAGTTTGTTTAGTGAAGTTTGAGTCGGTGTGTCATCTCTGTTCTGTGGTAGAAATcatcattgattttttttaaacaagacaaagaaatgtgtcagtGGAGTGAGCTCGCTTCACTTGTTTCCACCGCAAATTAAATGTCGGTGTCATTTGTTGGTTCAGCGATCcgccttcttcttctctcacatcCATTTCTACACTTCCTGAAACGGAGGAAACTGCTCAACTAATGAAATTACTCACTGAAAAATGAGACTAACGAGCAGCTGGAAGTAAACTCAGTCACAAagttttataacatttttattctttactTTTCAGTGCAGCTGAAACCTCTCACTGAGCAATCACTGACCAATCACTGACCAATCACTGACCAATCACTGACCAATCACTGAGCTCCGCTGAGCTCCACCTGTCAGCTGCAGAGTTTCCCAGAAGGCATCACAGTTGTTGTTTAAAGAAACTTTAAAGCTTCACTAACTTCAGTGTGTTCAATGTTTTACCATGTTTCAAAGTTAATAGAGATGAATGATTgataatatacacacacaaacagctccTCTGTATCTAAATTTAATCTAATATCAATTCTAATAATTGTGACAACTTTAGTGTCTTTTTATTAGAACAATCACATTTTACATTGTTAACTGAAACTgtagaaatgttttattttgaaaagaatgagtactttgtgtatttatgtttatgtatttatgtacagATCATTGTTCATGTTTCATGTCGACATTCAAACAGGCTGCTGACTGTAACAGTGTGTTATCAGTGTGTCAACAtgtcacacagtaacacacaaggacacacacagccacgaatacacagtataataataatatatatacatatataaataaataatgttaatatggTGTACAGTAATGTGTCTATGAAACAattccatttgaaataatgtcatatCTCACAGTTGTGGGCGATGAAGAAAAGCGGTTTAGACTCATAAAATGTTCCATAAATTTTATTAAATCATataattttgtaattatttatttatgtctattggtaataacactgtgtatatattCATCAGGCATTGCACAgcaaatgttatatatatactgtatatatatatagatatacatactatatctatatatatatatatatgtatatatactagggctgtcaatcgattaaaatatttaatcgcgattaatcacccatattttatctgttctaaatgcaccttaaagggagatttgtcaagtatttaatactcttatcaacatgggagtggacaaatatgctgctttctgcatttttattacttttttaaactttttctagacatttgtattacttttttgaaatttttctgacttttttggggcatttttttgacttttttttggaccTCTCTAATGATCGGAAACTCTAAAACAACAGAATGAGCACATCATCAATgtctacttttattttgacagtttAATGAATATTTATGCTGATTCCTCCAgtgttattttataatattattattattattagtttgcATTTATGTTTGCATAAAACTGAGGTCTGAAGTCTGAATTTAAATAAAGTTCAGTTTGGATAAAAACAACATGTGCTGACTGGTTCGTGTGCTGCAGTCatcatcaaccaatcagagagcaggagGTCGGGGCGTGTGACCCGTGAGAACGCCGCCGCCTCCTCGGGTCTGATAACCAGCTGACAGCTGAGCTGGACAAACCGCCGGCCgctgtctctgattggctgaggccCGGCGGGGTTCAGGGATAAAAGAGCAGCTCGGTCCTTCAACACATCATCGTCCTCATCGTCGTCAACATGGCCTTCCTCTGGATCATCTCCTGCCTCGCCTTCGTCAGCGCCGCTTACGGTGAGACTCAAACTTTGAATCCGTTTCTTTGATTCTAAATTTGCTGATAAATTCACTTCTTTAatattttagtttattaaaCATCAACAGCAGAAGAGTGTTCAGATTAATCCGTGACTCTGATAATAAACAAGAGATCACAGCTCTGAAACAAACGTCTGACTGACTTCAGTTCAACCAATGAGCTCTCTGGAAACATCTGTAAACATCTGTGTGGTAGTTTGGCCTCCGGACTGAAACGTTCACGTTGAGAGTCTCAGAGCGTCACGGTGACGTCACACAAAGGGTTGAGACAATATATGAGCAGAATAGTCCTTTAAAGTCCGTCACCTGTCGTCCTCTCAGGCTGCGGCACCCCCGCCGTCACCCCCGAGGTGACCGGCTACGCCCGCATCGTCAACGGCGAGGAGGCGGTGCCTCACTCCTGGCCCTGGCAGGTGTCTCTGCAGGTGAGTAAGCTGACCTCAACACAAACtgctctgtttctttattataataataataataataataataataataataataataatagtaataataataataataatataataataatgaaagatGTTGAATATTTCAAGGTGTGTTGAAAAATTGAAGCTACGCTGTATTGCTGGTTTATCTggggtttttattttgaaaaacaaggtccatccctagtttcctgttaacatacaatGAGAGCCCTCggctttaattttgaaaaagTCTCAACCTGAGTGACCTGTTTAGAAACAGGTACtctatggggcttttattttggaggggtggggggatGCATTATTAGACTGTCTGATGTCCACATGGACGTTATTCCATAAGAAAGAGccataattataattaataatgataataacattattagtattattagtattcttttcttcttcttgtgttgtTCAGTGACTgagttcagtttgttttttctctcagcAATCCAACGGCTTCCACTTCTGCGGCGGATCTCTGATCAACGAGAACTGGGTGGTGACCGCCGCTCACTGCAACGTCAGGTCAGTTCAACGCAACGTGACTcagtctgacttcctgtctgcgtCTCTCAGCTCCATGTTTCTTGTGTGATTTGTGCGAACTGGCCCTTTGAagaaacacttcctgtttcctgtcagGACCTACCACCGCGTGATCGTTGGAGAGCACGATAAGGGCTACGGCTCCAACGAGGACGTCCAGATGCTGAAGCCCGCCAAGGTGTTCACCCACCCAGCCTGGAACCCCCGCACCATCAACAACGACATCTCCCTCATCAAGCTGGCCTCCCCCGCCCGCCTGAGCACCAACGTGTCCCCCGTCTGTATCGCCGAGTCCATCGACAACTTCGCCGCCGGCATGACCTGCGTCACCTCTGGATGGGGTCTGACCCGCTACAA
This window of the Sebastes fasciatus isolate fSebFas1 chromosome 2, fSebFas1.pri, whole genome shotgun sequence genome carries:
- the LOC141781387 gene encoding chymotrypsin B — protein: MAFLWIISCLAFVSAAYGCGTPAVTPEVTGYARIVNGEEAVPHSWPWQVSLQQSNGFHFCGGSLINENWVVTAAHCNVRTYHRVIVGEHDKGYGSNEDVQMLKPAKVFTHPAWNPRTINNDISLIKLASPARLSTNVSPVCIAESIDNFAAGMTCVTSGWGLTRYNAPSTPNKLQQAALPLLSNEQCKRHWGSNISDVMICAGGAGATSCMGDSGGPLVCQKDNAWTLVGIVSWGSSRCSTSTPAVYARVTELRGWVDQILAAN
- the galr1b gene encoding galanin receptor type 1b gives rise to the protein MLLPGNDSSGWAELPESNRSEAAGGGSGPGPEAVVVPVVFGLIFVVGVVGNSLVMVVIGKVKYSVGGGGGGRGGGRRSGSQTNIFILNLSLADLLFLIFCVPFQATIYSLPDWVFGAFLCRFGHYFSSVSMLVSIFTLVLVSVDRYIAVVRSKNSPCVRNRRNALAGVCAIWALSLLVSVPVAQHQVLTDHPSAPNRTFCWEQWSGASRHTYKVTVLLLGYLLPLLLISCCYSKVLFHLHKKMKNMSKKSERSKRKTAQTVLLVVTAFTICWMPHHIIAMWVEFGTFPLNDASFAFRIVSHCLSYGNSCVNPVLYAFLSENFRTSCRQVFACRFLYPPPPTSKVVRFRMENFSTTHSTTNILITEERDRTHNKNTVISCS